A stretch of Streptomyces vietnamensis DNA encodes these proteins:
- a CDS encoding AI-2E family transporter, whose amino-acid sequence MPRWLPRALVLALALYAVFQLGNWAFHQLVGLLVNILLAFFLALAIEPAVGRMAARGMRRGLATFLVFFAVTVFGVGFVVLLGSMLAGQIVDMVENFPKYLDSLINWSNQNFHTDLSRVEVQDSVLSSDWLQKYVQNSASGVLDVSATVLGGLFRLLTIFLFSFYFAADGPRLRRALCSVLPPARQTEVLRAWEIAVDKTGGYLYSRGLMALISGIAHFVLFEILGVPYAPALAVWVGLVSQFIPTIGTYLAGALPMLIAFTVNPWYALWVLGFVVIYQQFENYMLQPKLTSKTVDIHPAVAFGSVIAGTALLGAVGALIAIPAVATLQAFLGAYVKRYDVTDDPRVHGHRRYGEAVVARLQKALHHKKEPSQEES is encoded by the coding sequence ATGCCGCGCTGGCTGCCCCGCGCGCTGGTGCTCGCCCTCGCGCTCTACGCCGTCTTCCAGCTCGGCAACTGGGCCTTCCACCAGCTCGTCGGCCTCCTCGTCAACATCCTGCTCGCCTTCTTCCTCGCCCTCGCCATCGAGCCGGCGGTCGGGCGCATGGCGGCGCGCGGAATGCGCCGCGGCCTCGCCACCTTCCTCGTCTTCTTCGCCGTGACGGTCTTCGGCGTCGGCTTCGTCGTCCTCCTCGGCTCGATGCTGGCCGGTCAGATCGTGGACATGGTCGAGAACTTCCCGAAGTACCTCGACTCGCTGATCAACTGGAGCAACCAGAACTTCCACACGGACCTGTCGCGCGTCGAGGTCCAGGACAGCGTGCTGAGCTCCGACTGGCTGCAGAAGTACGTGCAGAACAGCGCGTCCGGCGTCCTCGACGTCTCCGCCACCGTCCTCGGCGGACTCTTCCGGCTGCTCACGATCTTCCTGTTCTCGTTCTACTTCGCGGCCGACGGGCCCCGGCTGCGGCGCGCGCTCTGCTCCGTCCTGCCGCCGGCCCGGCAGACCGAGGTGCTGCGGGCGTGGGAGATCGCCGTCGACAAGACCGGCGGCTACCTCTACTCGCGCGGTCTGATGGCCCTCATCTCGGGCATCGCGCACTTCGTGCTCTTCGAGATCCTGGGCGTGCCGTACGCCCCGGCGCTCGCCGTGTGGGTCGGCCTGGTCTCGCAGTTCATCCCGACCATCGGCACCTATCTGGCCGGTGCCCTGCCGATGCTGATCGCCTTCACGGTCAACCCCTGGTACGCGCTGTGGGTGCTCGGCTTCGTCGTGATCTACCAGCAGTTCGAGAACTACATGCTGCAGCCGAAGCTCACCTCGAAGACCGTCGACATCCACCCGGCGGTGGCCTTCGGCTCGGTCATCGCGGGCACGGCGCTGCTCGGGGCCGTCGGCGCGCTGATCGCCATTCCGGCCGTCGCCACCCTCCAGGCCTTCCTGGGCGCGTACGTGAAGCGGTACGACGTGACGGACGACCCGCGCGTCCACGGCCACCGGAGGTACGGCGAGGCGGTCGTGGCCCGGCTGCAGAAGGCCCTGCACCACAAGAAGGAGCCCTCGCAGGAGGAGTCCTGA
- a CDS encoding rhodanese-like domain-containing protein gives MSEERVGIDELLERVRSGLDRIEPRAAYEAYEAGDALLVDTRYAALRERDGLIPGALVVERNELEWRLDPLGSHRAAEADSHDLRVVVLCNEGYASSLAAESLRRLGLHRATDLIGGFQAWKAAGLPVLLPANRA, from the coding sequence GTGAGCGAGGAGCGGGTGGGCATCGACGAGCTCCTGGAGCGGGTCAGGTCGGGCCTCGACCGGATCGAGCCCCGGGCCGCCTACGAGGCGTACGAGGCGGGTGACGCGCTCCTGGTGGACACGCGCTACGCCGCCCTGCGGGAACGGGACGGTCTGATCCCGGGCGCGCTGGTCGTGGAGCGCAACGAGCTGGAGTGGCGGCTCGACCCCCTGGGCAGCCACCGCGCGGCGGAGGCGGACAGCCACGACCTGCGGGTGGTGGTCCTCTGCAACGAGGGCTACGCCTCCTCCCTCGCGGCCGAGTCCCTGCGCCGCCTGGGCCTGCACCGGGCGACGGACCTCATCGGCGGCTTCCAGGCCTGGAAGGCGGCCGGCCTCCCGGTCCTCCTCCCGGCAAACCGAGCCTGA
- a CDS encoding cysteine dioxygenase: protein MPQHVTPLPPALSPTSTPSPTSAELLDFVRRTAADTELVDSLPLDPEGRTWVRLDGPGGSEAWLIGWPPGAGTGWHDHAESLGAFATARGTLTENALAVRLPASGWKTLELADGLDRSRRLPEGTGRAFGRHHVHEVLNESTDTHAVSVHAYYPPLPLIRRFSRTGAVLRLEQVERPEDWQ, encoded by the coding sequence GTGCCTCAGCACGTCACCCCCCTTCCCCCTGCCCTGTCCCCCACTTCCACCCCCTCCCCGACCTCGGCGGAACTGCTCGACTTCGTCCGTCGTACGGCCGCCGACACGGAGCTCGTCGACTCCCTGCCGCTCGACCCCGAGGGCCGTACCTGGGTACGGCTCGACGGCCCCGGCGGCAGCGAGGCCTGGCTCATCGGCTGGCCGCCAGGCGCCGGCACCGGCTGGCACGACCACGCCGAGTCGCTGGGCGCCTTCGCGACCGCGCGCGGGACGCTCACCGAGAACGCGCTCGCGGTCCGGCTGCCGGCGAGCGGCTGGAAGACCCTGGAACTGGCCGACGGCCTCGACCGCTCCCGGCGTCTTCCGGAGGGCACCGGCCGGGCCTTCGGCCGCCACCATGTGCACGAGGTGCTGAACGAGTCCACGGACACCCACGCGGTGTCGGTGCACGCGTACTATCCGCCGCTCCCGCTGATCCGGCGGTTCAGCCGGACGGGCGCGGTGCTCCGTCTCGAGCAGGTCGAGCGTCCGGAGGACTGGCAGTGA
- a CDS encoding alpha/beta fold hydrolase — MVETDLKLGDGRVLHVYDTGAGPGAAVFWQHGTPNIGALPEPLLADSARLGVRWVSYDRPGYGGSTPRPGRDVASAADDVRAVADALGIDRFAVMGHSGGGPHALACGALLPERVLAVVAAASLAPFDAEGLDWFAGMTASGAAGLRAAAEGRAAKEAYEATAAYDPEMFTPADHAALAGEWSWFDEVVGPAVEGGPGGLIDDDLAYVGPWGCDPARVTAPVLLLHGDEDRIVPSAHGRWLAGRCPGAELRLGPGDGHVSVLGAGPEALEWLVDRAA, encoded by the coding sequence GTGGTCGAGACCGATCTGAAGCTGGGCGACGGGCGCGTGCTGCACGTCTACGACACCGGGGCGGGCCCCGGCGCGGCCGTCTTCTGGCAGCACGGGACGCCGAACATCGGCGCGCTCCCGGAGCCGCTCCTCGCGGATTCCGCCCGGCTCGGGGTCCGCTGGGTCTCGTACGACCGCCCCGGGTACGGCGGATCGACTCCCCGGCCGGGCCGGGACGTCGCCTCGGCGGCCGACGACGTCAGGGCCGTCGCCGACGCCCTGGGGATCGACCGGTTCGCCGTCATGGGGCACTCCGGCGGCGGCCCGCACGCCCTGGCCTGCGGTGCGCTCCTGCCGGAACGGGTGCTCGCCGTGGTCGCGGCGGCGAGCCTCGCCCCCTTCGACGCCGAGGGACTCGACTGGTTCGCGGGCATGACGGCGTCCGGCGCGGCGGGCCTGCGGGCCGCCGCCGAGGGGCGGGCGGCGAAGGAGGCGTACGAGGCGACCGCCGCGTACGACCCGGAGATGTTCACCCCCGCCGACCACGCCGCGCTCGCCGGGGAGTGGTCCTGGTTCGACGAGGTCGTCGGCCCGGCGGTCGAGGGCGGGCCGGGCGGGCTGATCGACGACGACCTCGCCTACGTCGGCCCATGGGGATGCGATCCCGCCCGGGTCACCGCGCCGGTCCTCCTCCTGCACGGCGACGAGGACCGGATCGTGCCGAGCGCGCACGGCCGGTGGCTGGCCGGCCGCTGCCCCGGCGCGGAGCTGCGGCTCGGCCCGGGCGACGGGCACGTCTCCGTCCTCGGAGCCGGCCCGGAGGCCCTGGAATGGCTCGTCGACCGGGCCGCCTGA
- the recA gene encoding recombinase RecA, with translation MAGTDREKALDAALAQIERQFGKGAVMRMGDRTQEPIEVISTGSTALDVALGVGGLPRGRVVEIYGPESSGKTTLTLHAVANAQKAGGQVAFVDAEHALDPEYAKKLGVDIDNLILSQPDNGEQALEIVDMLVRSGALDLIVIDSVAALVPRAEIEGEMGDSHVGLQARLMSQALRKITSALNQSKTTAIFINQLREKIGVMFGSPETTTGGRALKFYASVRLDIRRIETLKDGTEAVGNRTRVKVVKNKVAPPFKQAEFDILYGQGISREGGLIDMGVEHGFVRKAGAWYTYEGDQLGQGKENARNFLKDNPDLANEIEKKIKEKLGVGVRPEALSAEPGADAAGTDAAGADDAAKSVPAPASKTAKATKATAVKS, from the coding sequence ATGGCAGGAACCGACCGCGAGAAGGCGCTCGACGCTGCGCTCGCACAGATTGAACGCCAATTCGGCAAGGGCGCCGTGATGCGCATGGGCGACCGCACCCAGGAGCCGATCGAGGTGATCTCCACCGGATCGACCGCCCTCGACGTCGCCCTCGGTGTCGGCGGCCTGCCGCGCGGCCGTGTCGTGGAGATCTACGGACCGGAGTCCTCCGGTAAGACGACCCTGACCCTGCACGCCGTGGCCAACGCCCAGAAGGCCGGCGGCCAGGTCGCCTTCGTGGACGCCGAGCACGCCCTCGACCCCGAGTACGCCAAGAAGCTCGGCGTCGACATCGACAACCTCATCCTGTCCCAGCCGGACAACGGTGAGCAGGCCCTCGAGATCGTCGACATGCTGGTCCGCTCCGGCGCCCTCGACCTCATCGTCATCGACTCCGTCGCCGCGCTCGTCCCGCGTGCGGAGATCGAGGGCGAGATGGGCGACTCGCACGTGGGTCTCCAGGCCCGCCTGATGAGCCAGGCCCTCCGGAAGATCACCAGCGCGCTCAACCAGTCCAAGACCACCGCGATCTTCATCAACCAGCTCCGCGAGAAGATCGGCGTGATGTTCGGCTCGCCGGAGACCACGACCGGTGGCCGCGCCCTGAAGTTCTACGCCTCGGTGCGCCTCGACATCCGCCGCATCGAGACCCTCAAGGACGGCACGGAGGCGGTCGGCAACCGCACCCGCGTCAAGGTCGTCAAGAACAAGGTCGCCCCGCCGTTCAAGCAGGCCGAGTTCGACATCCTCTACGGCCAGGGCATCAGCCGTGAGGGCGGCCTGATCGACATGGGCGTGGAGCACGGCTTCGTCCGCAAGGCGGGCGCCTGGTACACGTACGAGGGCGACCAGCTGGGCCAGGGCAAGGAGAACGCCCGTAACTTCCTGAAGGACAACCCCGACCTCGCCAACGAGATCGAGAAGAAGATCAAGGAGAAGCTGGGCGTCGGCGTCCGGCCCGAGGCTCTGTCGGCCGAGCCGGGTGCGGACGCGGCGGGCACCGACGCGGCCGGTGCGGACGACGCCGCCAAGAGCGTCCCGGCTCCCGCGAGCAAGACCGCGAAGGCGACCAAGGCCACCGCGGTCAAGAGCTGA
- a CDS encoding amino acid ABC transporter permease: protein MFDFLDSGQYDLLGAFWVTAQLALYSALGSLIWGTALVAMRVSPVPLMRGFATAYVNVVRNTPLTVVLVACLLGLNQTLGVSLGADRSENIGFRLAVLGLVAYTGTFVCEALRSGINTVPPGQAEAARALGLSFTQVLRLVVLPQAFRAAVTPLANVLIALTKNTTVAAAIGAAETSLLMKTMMENETDALFTVFAIFAFGFIVLTLPTGLVLGWAAKRLAVKR, encoded by the coding sequence GTGTTCGACTTTCTTGATTCCGGGCAGTACGACCTGCTCGGCGCCTTCTGGGTGACGGCGCAGCTCGCCCTCTACTCGGCGCTCGGCTCGCTGATCTGGGGCACGGCCCTGGTCGCGATGCGGGTCAGCCCGGTCCCGCTGATGCGGGGCTTCGCCACCGCGTACGTGAACGTCGTCCGGAACACTCCGCTGACGGTCGTCCTCGTCGCCTGCCTGCTGGGCCTCAACCAGACCCTCGGCGTCTCGCTCGGCGCGGACCGCTCCGAGAACATCGGCTTCCGCCTCGCCGTCCTCGGTCTCGTCGCCTACACCGGCACCTTCGTCTGCGAGGCGCTGCGCTCGGGCATCAACACCGTGCCGCCGGGCCAGGCCGAGGCCGCCCGCGCCCTGGGCCTGAGCTTCACCCAGGTCCTCCGCCTCGTGGTCCTCCCGCAGGCCTTCCGCGCCGCGGTGACCCCGCTCGCCAACGTCCTGATCGCCCTCACGAAGAACACCACCGTGGCGGCCGCGATCGGCGCCGCCGAGACCTCGCTCCTCATGAAGACGATGATGGAGAACGAGACCGACGCGCTCTTCACCGTCTTCGCGATCTTCGCCTTCGGCTTCATCGTCCTCACCCTCCCCACCGGCCTGGTCCTCGGCTGGGCGGCCAAGCGACTGGCGGTGAAGCGATGA
- a CDS encoding SGNH/GDSL hydrolase family protein produces MSDGTFLRYVALGDSQTEGLGDGDDTVGLRGWADRLAELLAREHPDTLYANLAVRGRLAGQVRAEQLGPALELRPDLATVVAGVNDLLRPRFDVDATAGHLEAMFAALTGQGARVATLTFPDVGRITPLARPLGPRVEALNERIRAASRRHGVTVVETSRHPVVTDPRLWSPDRLHAGPVGHARIAAAVAHALALPGSDDSWTRPLPPRALPTGLGAVTAELRWAGSFLGPWLGRRLRGRSSGDDRRAKRPELLPVATGPQ; encoded by the coding sequence ATGTCGGACGGCACTTTTCTGCGGTACGTCGCCCTGGGGGACAGCCAGACGGAAGGGCTCGGTGACGGAGACGACACCGTCGGGCTGCGGGGATGGGCGGACCGGCTCGCGGAGCTGCTCGCCCGCGAGCACCCCGACACGCTCTACGCCAACCTGGCCGTACGAGGCCGCCTCGCCGGGCAGGTCCGCGCCGAGCAGCTCGGGCCCGCCCTCGAGCTCCGGCCGGACCTCGCCACGGTCGTCGCCGGCGTCAACGACCTGCTGCGGCCCCGCTTCGACGTGGACGCGACGGCCGGGCACCTAGAGGCGATGTTCGCCGCGCTGACCGGGCAGGGGGCCCGCGTCGCCACCCTCACCTTCCCCGACGTCGGCCGGATCACCCCGCTCGCCCGCCCGCTCGGCCCCCGCGTCGAGGCGCTCAACGAGCGGATCCGCGCGGCCTCGCGCCGGCACGGCGTCACCGTCGTCGAGACCTCCCGCCACCCCGTCGTCACCGACCCCCGGCTGTGGAGTCCCGACCGGCTGCACGCCGGTCCGGTCGGCCACGCGCGCATAGCCGCCGCCGTCGCCCACGCGCTCGCGCTGCCCGGCTCCGACGACTCCTGGACCCGTCCCCTGCCCCCGCGGGCCCTTCCCACGGGGCTGGGCGCGGTGACCGCCGAGCTCCGCTGGGCCGGCTCCTTCCTCGGTCCCTGGCTCGGCCGGCGCCTGCGCGGCCGCTCGTCCGGCGACGACCGCCGCGCCAAGCGGCCGGAACTGCTGCCGGTGGCGACCGGTCCCCAGTAG
- the recX gene encoding recombination regulator RecX, translating into MTGRTEWPGDSPDSSRAEKELSPQDPAERARAICLRLLTGNPRTRKQLADALRKREIPDEVAEEVLSRFEDVGLIDDAAFAGAWVESRHHGRGLARRALARELRTKGVEPTLIQEAVDQLDSEREEATARELVDRKLRATRGLDRDRRLRRLAGMLARKGYPEGMALRVVRQALEAEGEDTDGLDEPF; encoded by the coding sequence GTGACCGGGCGCACCGAATGGCCGGGTGACAGCCCCGACTCGTCGAGGGCCGAGAAGGAGCTGTCACCCCAGGACCCGGCTGAGCGGGCGCGCGCGATCTGCCTGCGCCTGCTCACCGGGAACCCCCGCACGCGCAAGCAGCTCGCCGACGCGCTGCGCAAGCGGGAGATCCCCGACGAGGTGGCGGAGGAGGTCCTCTCCCGCTTCGAGGACGTCGGTCTCATCGACGACGCCGCCTTCGCGGGGGCCTGGGTGGAGTCCCGCCACCACGGCCGGGGCCTCGCCCGCCGGGCCCTCGCCCGGGAGCTGCGCACCAAGGGCGTCGAGCCGACCCTCATCCAGGAGGCGGTGGACCAGCTCGACTCCGAGCGGGAGGAGGCCACGGCGCGCGAGCTCGTGGACCGCAAGCTGCGCGCCACCCGCGGCCTCGACCGCGACCGGCGCCTGAGACGGCTCGCCGGGATGCTCGCCCGCAAGGGGTACCCCGAGGGCATGGCCCTCCGCGTCGTCCGCCAGGCGCTGGAGGCCGAGGGCGAGGACACGGACGGGCTGGACGAGCCCTTCTGA
- a CDS encoding FAD-dependent monooxygenase, which translates to MDPVIIVGAGPVGLALSLALAAQGVPSVVLDEGAGKEESRPARSVVLRADMAAMVERLGCTTLRDEGVRWIGWRGMRRRQEVRRLTLDLGLGGTEEWSEDPDAPASPASPLHIPQHALARGLRDAISRQKLIRLVTESRLDTIEQDRDGIVAHTRGPAGTWWRGSHLVGCDGARSTVRKLLGIRFPGRTAVERHAVAALRTELPWPGEALLHRQPPWRGAAEEITARPLPDGVWRIDWLLPPRGDLVTPDALVARIRETLAGWCEGVTPPYELIDTGVHTVHHRLARRWRVDRVLLAGDAAHLLGAVGTQGLDEGLRDVDNLAWKLAHAWHHGGSERLLDSYQSERRTAVATRLRAADQSLPVLRGGRGLRTYLPGATRGHDALLTDGHVGRGPLGAPPAYPHSPLAPPYTEGQTPVGTPAGAPVEDVRVTAPDGTTVRLRDRLGQGRLLVLLVAPGTGVWDRRHWRSAGVMPRLEEAVEALPAKAEVLVTEAYPGAPAHAVLLVRPDGHLVAAFSGVRPEELYAAADAARGGPATEEDPAETAPSEEAVEVSVSSDRTADTH; encoded by the coding sequence GTGGACCCGGTGATCATCGTGGGCGCGGGGCCGGTCGGCCTCGCGCTCTCCCTCGCGCTCGCCGCGCAGGGCGTACCCAGCGTCGTCCTCGACGAGGGCGCCGGCAAGGAGGAGTCCCGCCCGGCGCGCAGCGTCGTCCTGCGCGCCGACATGGCCGCGATGGTCGAGCGGCTCGGCTGCACGACCCTCCGTGACGAGGGCGTCCGCTGGATCGGCTGGCGCGGCATGCGCCGCCGCCAGGAGGTCCGCCGACTCACCCTCGACCTCGGGCTCGGCGGTACGGAGGAGTGGTCCGAGGACCCCGACGCGCCCGCCTCCCCGGCCTCCCCGCTGCACATCCCCCAGCACGCTCTGGCCCGCGGACTGCGCGACGCCATCTCCCGGCAGAAGCTGATCCGGCTCGTCACCGAGTCCCGGCTCGACACCATCGAGCAGGACCGGGACGGGATCGTCGCCCACACCCGGGGCCCGGCGGGCACCTGGTGGCGCGGCAGCCATCTCGTCGGCTGCGACGGGGCCCGTTCGACCGTACGCAAGCTGCTCGGGATCCGATTCCCCGGCCGCACGGCGGTGGAGCGGCACGCCGTCGCCGCGCTGCGCACCGAACTCCCCTGGCCCGGCGAGGCCCTGCTGCACCGTCAGCCCCCGTGGCGCGGCGCGGCCGAGGAGATCACCGCGCGCCCGCTGCCCGACGGGGTGTGGCGGATCGACTGGCTGCTGCCGCCCCGCGGCGACCTGGTCACCCCGGACGCGCTGGTCGCCCGGATCCGCGAGACCCTGGCCGGCTGGTGCGAGGGCGTGACACCCCCGTACGAGCTGATCGACACCGGCGTCCACACCGTGCACCACCGGCTCGCCCGCCGCTGGCGGGTGGACCGGGTCCTGCTCGCCGGGGACGCGGCGCACCTGCTCGGCGCGGTCGGCACCCAGGGCCTCGACGAGGGGCTGCGGGACGTGGACAACCTCGCGTGGAAGCTCGCCCACGCCTGGCACCACGGCGGCTCGGAGCGGCTGCTCGACAGCTACCAGAGCGAGCGGCGGACGGCCGTCGCGACCCGACTGCGCGCGGCGGACCAGTCGCTGCCGGTGCTGCGCGGCGGCAGGGGCCTGCGGACGTACCTGCCCGGGGCCACGCGCGGCCACGACGCCCTGCTGACCGACGGCCACGTGGGGCGCGGCCCGCTCGGCGCGCCCCCGGCGTACCCCCACTCCCCCCTCGCGCCTCCGTACACCGAGGGGCAGACGCCCGTCGGCACCCCGGCGGGCGCGCCGGTCGAGGACGTCCGCGTGACCGCCCCCGACGGCACGACCGTACGGCTCCGGGACCGGCTCGGCCAGGGCCGTCTCCTGGTCCTCCTCGTCGCCCCCGGCACCGGGGTGTGGGACCGGCGCCACTGGCGCAGCGCGGGGGTGATGCCCCGGCTCGAAGAGGCGGTCGAGGCGCTCCCGGCGAAGGCCGAGGTCCTGGTGACGGAGGCCTATCCGGGGGCTCCGGCCCACGCCGTCCTGCTGGTACGGCCCGACGGGCACCTCGTCGCCGCCTTCTCCGGGGTCCGCCCGGAGGAGCTGTACGCGGCGGCGGACGCGGCCCGCGGCGGCCCGGCCACCGAGGAGGATCCCGCGGAGACGGCCCCCTCGGAGGAGGCCGTCGAAGTGTCCGTGTCGAGCGACCGCACGGCGGACACGCATTGA
- a CDS encoding DUF3046 domain-containing protein, with the protein MRLTIFWERMADHFGASYAESFASDHVMAELGGRTVREALDAGWEAKDVWRAVCAAVDVPADKR; encoded by the coding sequence ATGCGGTTGACGATTTTCTGGGAACGGATGGCCGACCACTTCGGTGCGTCCTACGCCGAGTCCTTCGCGAGCGACCACGTGATGGCGGAGCTCGGGGGCCGGACGGTACGGGAGGCGCTGGACGCCGGCTGGGAGGCGAAGGACGTGTGGCGTGCCGTCTGCGCGGCCGTCGACGTACCGGCCGACAAGCGGTGA
- a CDS encoding amino acid ABC transporter permease, whose translation MSSVLYDTPGPRAKRRNVVYTIVFLAVLALVAWWVLGALDEKHQLDADKWSPFVTDSKVWTTYLLPGLTETLRAAALSIVIALPLGAALGIGRLSDHRWVRVPVGAVVEFFRAIPVLLLMMFASAVYREFTTVSSDFRPLYAVVTGLVLYNASVIAEVVRAGVLSLPRGQGDAAVALGMRKGQTMLYVLLPQAVTVMLPALVSQLVVIVKDTALGGALLGFAELLSQNRQITANYGANTIATLTVIALIYIAINFLLTTLAGRLERRLRQGRKSPSATIPAQAGAPEAKSEAVSGA comes from the coding sequence ATGAGCTCCGTCCTGTACGACACCCCCGGCCCGCGCGCGAAGCGGCGCAACGTCGTCTACACGATCGTCTTCCTGGCCGTCCTCGCCCTGGTGGCCTGGTGGGTGCTGGGAGCCCTGGACGAGAAGCACCAGCTGGACGCCGACAAGTGGAGTCCGTTCGTCACCGACTCCAAGGTCTGGACGACGTACCTGCTGCCCGGCCTCACCGAGACCCTCAGGGCCGCCGCTCTCTCCATCGTGATCGCCCTGCCGCTCGGCGCGGCCCTCGGCATCGGCCGGCTCTCCGACCACCGCTGGGTGCGCGTGCCGGTCGGCGCGGTCGTGGAGTTCTTCCGCGCCATCCCGGTCCTGCTCCTGATGATGTTCGCGAGCGCCGTGTACCGCGAGTTCACGACCGTCAGCTCCGACTTCCGCCCGCTGTACGCGGTCGTCACCGGCCTGGTGCTCTACAACGCCTCCGTCATCGCGGAGGTCGTCCGGGCCGGCGTGCTCTCCCTCCCCCGGGGCCAGGGCGACGCGGCCGTCGCGCTCGGCATGCGCAAGGGCCAGACGATGCTGTACGTGCTGCTGCCGCAGGCCGTGACCGTCATGCTCCCGGCCCTGGTCAGCCAGCTCGTCGTCATCGTCAAGGACACCGCGCTCGGCGGCGCCCTGCTCGGCTTCGCGGAACTCCTCAGCCAGAACCGGCAGATCACGGCCAACTACGGCGCCAACACGATCGCCACCCTCACGGTCATCGCGCTCATCTACATCGCCATCAACTTCCTCCTCACCACCCTCGCGGGCCGCCTGGAGAGGCGGCTGCGGCAGGGCAGGAAGTCCCCCTCGGCGACCATCCCGGCCCAGGCCGGAGCCCCCGAGGCGAAGTCGGAGGCCGTCAGCGGCGCCTGA